The Flavobacterium faecale genome has a segment encoding these proteins:
- a CDS encoding group III truncated hemoglobin translates to MNHLTDIKTLDDIKLLVNTFYAKVQKDELIGPIFNDKIRDRWPEHLEKMYGFWQTILLEVHSYSGSPFPPHKHLPVEKEHFNEWMAIFTETVDTLFQGPIADEAKFRAKNMADMFHYKINYFREAAQNNNLKK, encoded by the coding sequence ATGAATCATTTAACAGATATAAAAACACTAGACGATATAAAACTATTGGTCAATACTTTTTACGCCAAAGTGCAAAAAGACGAATTGATTGGACCAATCTTTAATGATAAAATAAGAGATCGCTGGCCCGAACATTTAGAAAAAATGTATGGTTTTTGGCAGACTATTTTACTCGAAGTACACTCCTACTCTGGGAGTCCGTTTCCACCTCACAAACATTTGCCTGTCGAAAAAGAACATTTTAATGAATGGATGGCAATTTTCACCGAAACAGTTGATACACTTTTTCAAGGCCCTATTGCCGATGAAGCTAAATTTCGAGCAAAGAATATGGCGGACATGTTTCACTACAAAATCAATTATTTTAGAGAAGCAGCACAAAACAACAATCTTAAAAAATAA
- a CDS encoding MbnP family protein: MKNTIYRCLAVLAVSLFTVSCSNSDEEAITGTGSLNIEYDNAFGSNDLILQTQANTTSNGEVLKINKIKYIISNIVLTKDDGTVLTYPKSESYFIIDEGTIGAQVAELKNIPAGNYTKVKFGIGVDKAQFDLGATGQGDFLTTANTAGMLWNWTSGYKFLAYEGTFTSPTQTTAAPFTIHTGQTGTDYNYTEVTLDLPTNAQVRTTITPDVHLIVDLSKITDGTNKINLSEQATIMGGAKLPLIVKNVEQMFRVDHVHND; encoded by the coding sequence ATGAAAAATACAATATATAGATGTTTAGCAGTTTTGGCAGTGAGTTTATTTACAGTTTCATGTTCAAACTCAGACGAAGAAGCCATTACCGGAACAGGAAGTTTAAATATTGAATACGATAATGCATTTGGGTCCAACGATTTAATTTTGCAAACACAAGCTAATACTACTTCAAACGGTGAAGTGTTGAAAATCAACAAAATAAAATACATAATCAGTAACATCGTATTGACCAAAGACGATGGTACTGTTTTGACTTACCCTAAAAGCGAAAGCTATTTTATTATTGATGAGGGTACAATAGGTGCACAAGTGGCGGAATTAAAAAATATTCCAGCAGGTAACTACACGAAAGTGAAATTTGGAATTGGTGTTGATAAAGCTCAGTTTGATTTAGGAGCAACTGGTCAAGGTGACTTTTTGACTACAGCCAATACAGCAGGTATGTTATGGAACTGGACCTCAGGTTACAAATTCCTTGCGTATGAAGGAACATTTACGAGCCCAACACAAACTACAGCAGCTCCTTTTACTATTCATACAGGACAAACAGGAACTGATTATAATTATACAGAGGTTACTTTAGACCTGCCTACAAATGCACAAGTACGTACGACGATTACGCCTGACGTGCACTTAATTGTTGATTTGAGCAAAATCACTGATGGAACAAATAAAATTAATCTTTCTGAACAAGCAACCATTATGGGAGGTGCCAAATTGCCTTTAATTGTTAAGAATGTTGAGCAAATGTTTAGAGTAGATCACGTACATAACGACTAA
- a CDS encoding DUF5522 domain-containing protein: MNDQSKENKLIEGEDFYYTPEGYKCLTEKHHLKRGYCCKNGCRHCPYGFDKKTGTIRK, encoded by the coding sequence ATGAACGACCAAAGTAAAGAAAATAAATTGATTGAAGGGGAAGATTTTTATTATACACCCGAAGGATATAAATGTCTAACCGAAAAACACCATCTTAAAAGAGGCTATTGTTGCAAAAATGGCTGTAGGCACTGCCCCTATGGTTTTGACAAAAAAACAGGCACTATTAGAAAGTGA
- the hemL gene encoding glutamate-1-semialdehyde 2,1-aminomutase: MLYQRSSQLFAEAEQVIPGGVNSPVRAFKAVGGTPIFVKSAKGAYLYDEDGNRLIDYINSWGPMILGHAYEPVVNAVIEKAKLGTSFGMPTELETQIAALAVSMVPNIDKIRFVNSGTEACMSAIRLARGFTKRDKIIKFAGCYHGHSDSFLIQAGSGAITFGSPNSPGVTAGTAKDTLLANYNDIENVKAVIEANKDEIAAIIVEPVAGNMGCIPPVKGFLEGLRTLCTENGILLIFDEVMTGFRLAKGGVQELSNVDADIVCFGKVIGGGLPVGAFAARAEIMNYLAPLGPVYQAGTLSGNPLAMAAGLAMLQALNNDAAIFQRLADKTAYLASGIDKVLKANNVAFTINTIGSMISVHFDANPVVDFKTAAKGDNETFKKFFHGLLQEGIYIAPSAYETWFITDALTYEDLDFTINAIDKVSKSF; the protein is encoded by the coding sequence ATGTTATACCAAAGAAGTAGTCAGCTTTTTGCTGAAGCAGAACAAGTAATTCCAGGTGGTGTAAACTCTCCTGTGAGAGCATTCAAAGCCGTAGGTGGAACGCCAATTTTTGTAAAAAGTGCCAAAGGTGCTTATTTGTACGACGAAGATGGAAATCGTTTAATCGACTATATCAACTCATGGGGTCCAATGATCTTGGGTCATGCTTATGAGCCAGTAGTAAATGCCGTGATCGAAAAAGCCAAACTAGGAACATCTTTTGGAATGCCAACCGAATTGGAGACACAAATTGCTGCATTGGCGGTGTCTATGGTACCTAATATTGATAAAATTCGTTTTGTAAATTCAGGTACAGAGGCTTGCATGAGTGCAATACGTTTGGCGCGAGGGTTTACCAAAAGAGATAAAATAATCAAATTCGCAGGCTGTTACCACGGACATTCTGACTCATTTTTGATTCAGGCAGGTAGTGGTGCCATAACTTTTGGTTCGCCAAACAGTCCGGGAGTAACAGCAGGGACTGCCAAAGATACTTTGTTGGCCAACTACAATGATATAGAGAATGTAAAAGCTGTAATCGAAGCCAATAAAGACGAAATAGCAGCTATTATCGTGGAGCCAGTGGCAGGTAATATGGGTTGTATTCCTCCAGTAAAAGGCTTTTTGGAAGGGTTGAGAACTTTGTGTACTGAAAACGGAATACTGCTCATCTTTGATGAAGTAATGACTGGTTTTAGATTGGCAAAAGGAGGCGTACAAGAATTGTCTAATGTTGATGCAGATATCGTTTGCTTCGGGAAAGTAATTGGGGGTGGTTTGCCTGTAGGTGCTTTTGCTGCACGTGCCGAAATTATGAATTACTTAGCACCTCTAGGTCCAGTTTACCAAGCAGGAACATTATCAGGAAATCCGTTGGCTATGGCAGCAGGATTGGCGATGTTACAAGCCTTGAATAATGATGCTGCGATTTTTCAGCGCCTAGCAGACAAAACAGCGTATCTAGCGTCTGGGATTGATAAAGTTCTAAAAGCAAATAATGTAGCATTTACCATTAATACTATCGGTTCGATGATATCAGTACATTTTGATGCAAATCCGGTAGTCGATTTTAAAACTGCTGCCAAAGGGGATAATGAAACTTTTAAAAAGTTTTTTCACGGTTTGTTGCAAGAAGGTATTTATATCGCACCATCTGCGTACGAGACATGGTTCATCACTGATGCGCTTACGTATGAAGATTTAGACTTTACTATTAATGCTATTGATAAGGTTTCGAAAAGTTTTTAA
- a CDS encoding glucosaminidase domain-containing protein, whose product MIKKIVLVLSLVAFVSCHSSKSTTSSSKNSRSNSSSNSMSRNEVVNAYVNQFKWVAMTNMKKHGIPASIILAQGILESGAGRSELSETANNHFGIKCHSTWLGETVYHDDDKSQECFRKYRNAADSYEDHAAFLTSGSRYASLFDLRKDDYEAWAKGLRAAGYATDPRYPNKLISYIETYDLAQYDAQVLGKNYKPSSNSSSKKGSTHEVEKGDTLYSISKKYNLSVDDLMRKNNLSDNTISIGQQLKIK is encoded by the coding sequence ATGATTAAGAAAATCGTTTTAGTCCTTTCGTTAGTGGCTTTCGTAAGTTGCCATTCTTCAAAATCGACAACGTCATCTTCCAAAAATAGTAGAAGCAATTCTAGCTCCAATTCAATGTCACGTAATGAAGTTGTAAATGCCTATGTTAATCAATTTAAATGGGTAGCGATGACCAATATGAAAAAACACGGAATTCCTGCTAGTATTATTTTAGCGCAAGGTATTTTAGAATCGGGCGCGGGTAGAAGTGAATTGTCTGAAACCGCTAATAACCATTTCGGAATCAAATGCCATTCGACTTGGCTTGGTGAAACAGTGTATCACGATGATGATAAAAGCCAAGAGTGTTTTAGAAAATATAGAAATGCAGCCGATTCATATGAAGATCATGCTGCTTTTTTGACCAGTGGAAGTCGCTACGCTAGTTTATTCGATTTAAGAAAAGACGATTACGAAGCTTGGGCAAAAGGACTTCGAGCTGCAGGATATGCGACTGATCCAAGATACCCAAACAAATTAATTTCGTATATAGAAACCTATGATTTGGCTCAATATGATGCTCAAGTTTTAGGCAAAAACTATAAACCTAGCTCAAATAGTAGCTCCAAAAAAGGGAGTACACATGAGGTAGAAAAAGGAGATACGTTGTACTCGATATCCAAAAAGTATAATTTATCCGTTGATGATTTGATGCGAAAGAATAACCTCTCGGATAATACGATTTCAATAGGACAGCAATTAAAAATAAAATAA
- a CDS encoding 1-aminocyclopropane-1-carboxylate deaminase/D-cysteine desulfhydrase, translated as MNQSINIAFPNNISVSIKRDDLIHPFVSGNKFRKLKYNLLQAKEENAKTLLTFGGAYSNHIAAVAFAGKEHGFKTIGVIRGEELASKIEENPTLKFAQECGMQFEFVSRELYRLKDDPDFVTDLKQKWGEMYLIPEGGTNSLAIKGCEEILDESDTEFNYVCCAVGTGGTISGLINSTGDHQKILGFPALKGDFLQNEISTFVKNKNWELILDYHFGGYGKVIPELVDFINDFYLETKIPLDPIYTAKMVFGIIDLIEKNYFPENSKILLIHTGGLQGVAGMNAKLKNKKLPLIQIHD; from the coding sequence TTGAATCAATCCATAAATATAGCGTTCCCAAACAATATTTCCGTTTCCATCAAACGTGATGATCTGATTCACCCTTTTGTTTCGGGGAATAAATTCCGGAAACTGAAATACAATCTCCTCCAAGCTAAAGAAGAAAATGCAAAAACACTTTTGACTTTTGGTGGGGCTTATTCAAACCATATTGCTGCAGTTGCATTTGCCGGAAAAGAACATGGCTTTAAAACTATTGGTGTCATTCGTGGCGAAGAATTAGCTAGTAAAATTGAAGAAAATCCTACCTTGAAATTTGCTCAGGAATGTGGTATGCAGTTCGAATTTGTGTCAAGAGAACTATACCGACTCAAGGATGATCCTGATTTTGTAACTGATTTAAAACAGAAATGGGGAGAAATGTATCTCATACCTGAGGGCGGAACAAATTCATTGGCCATCAAAGGTTGCGAAGAAATTCTAGACGAGTCGGACACCGAATTTAATTATGTTTGTTGCGCTGTGGGCACCGGAGGAACCATCTCAGGATTGATTAATAGTACTGGTGATCATCAAAAAATTTTAGGTTTTCCTGCCTTGAAAGGCGATTTTTTACAAAATGAAATTAGTACTTTTGTAAAGAATAAAAATTGGGAGCTTATCTTGGACTATCATTTTGGTGGTTATGGCAAAGTAATACCTGAATTAGTGGATTTTATCAATGATTTTTACCTAGAAACTAAAATTCCGTTAGATCCTATTTATACTGCCAAAATGGTTTTTGGAATCATAGATTTGATCGAAAAAAACTATTTTCCTGAAAATTCAAAAATCCTCCTCATACACACAGGCGGACTACAAGGCGTTGCGGGAATGAATGCTAAACTGAAAAATAAAAAATTACCTTTAATACAAATTCATGATTAA
- a CDS encoding molybdopterin molybdotransferase MoeA: protein MVTIQEAFSILKNNLPEPKVQKISLSKAKKHILAEDLIAPISMPPFRQSAMDGFALALHEGLEYEIVGEIKAGDTHQVALKAGQAVKIFTGAPVPDSATAVMQIEKATVSGNILTLEEHPNQEQNIRPVGEQNLKGDLALKKGTLLNAACIGFLAGLGFTEVNVFQKPKIGILVTGNELVQPGLPLEFGKIYESNSIMLDIALQEAFYDNNTIYRVNDDFENTKNKIAEALAENDVILISGGISVGDYDFVATALEALAVETLFYKVKQKPGKPLFAGKLKDKMIFALPGNPAASLTCLYVYVLPTLHMLSGRALEYGQTVPKKLTHDFTVSNARNQFLKAHIVDNEVTVLTHQNSSMLNTFSVSNGLMYVEDGGYQLAKGTAVEVYVI, encoded by the coding sequence ATGGTCACTATTCAAGAAGCATTTTCGATTCTAAAAAATAATCTACCCGAGCCAAAAGTTCAAAAAATTTCTTTATCAAAAGCTAAAAAGCACATTCTAGCTGAAGATTTGATTGCTCCAATCAGTATGCCGCCTTTTCGCCAATCTGCGATGGACGGCTTTGCACTTGCGCTTCACGAAGGATTGGAATATGAAATAGTGGGCGAAATAAAAGCAGGAGACACACATCAAGTAGCATTAAAAGCAGGTCAAGCCGTGAAGATTTTTACAGGAGCTCCCGTGCCAGATTCGGCAACTGCTGTCATGCAAATCGAGAAAGCAACCGTATCTGGCAATATTTTAACATTGGAGGAACATCCTAATCAAGAGCAAAACATTCGTCCAGTCGGAGAGCAAAATCTAAAAGGTGATTTAGCTTTAAAAAAAGGAACTTTACTCAATGCCGCTTGTATTGGTTTTTTGGCTGGTCTAGGTTTTACCGAAGTCAATGTCTTTCAAAAACCCAAAATCGGAATCCTAGTAACGGGAAACGAGTTGGTACAACCTGGTTTACCATTAGAATTCGGAAAGATTTACGAGAGCAATTCCATAATGCTAGACATCGCCTTGCAAGAAGCTTTTTATGATAACAATACAATTTACAGGGTAAACGACGATTTCGAAAACACCAAAAATAAAATAGCAGAAGCCTTGGCAGAAAATGACGTAATTTTAATATCGGGAGGTATTTCAGTTGGAGATTATGATTTTGTAGCCACAGCACTCGAAGCACTTGCGGTAGAGACACTATTCTACAAAGTCAAACAAAAACCAGGTAAACCATTGTTTGCAGGAAAACTAAAAGATAAAATGATCTTTGCTTTACCCGGAAATCCTGCTGCTTCGCTTACCTGCTTATATGTGTACGTGCTCCCAACGTTGCACATGCTCTCAGGTCGCGCACTAGAATACGGACAAACTGTCCCAAAAAAATTAACCCATGATTTTACGGTAAGCAATGCACGAAATCAGTTTTTAAAAGCGCATATCGTAGATAATGAAGTTACTGTTTTAACCCATCAAAATTCTTCTATGCTCAATACTTTTTCTGTCTCAAACGGATTGATGTATGTTGAAGATGGCGGATATCAATTAGCAAAAGGAACTGCTGTTGAGGTGTATGTGATTTAA
- a CDS encoding transporter: MTNSKFFLILFIIALKMNGAELPKDKVNAFTFQKMLFSSTMMEDDCDACGCSAAGGSMGFSSMLNNNFVGVRYFYQSYTSKDGIFDNSPWIDENFHTTQIWARIPITPKIQLTALVPYQDHTRNLTSGVANISGLGDITLMATYTVLETMADSTSISNRIQLGGGVKLPTGKFDAASNSGTINQGFQVGTGSLDYLLLAEHQLSWDKWGLNSMLNYNIKTENKKDYQFGNQFNYGSTLFYMMKTEKMTYVPQLGLAGEVYKTNWQRGQVLPNTAGDIFFSKIGIEIGRDKFSLGANVMLPINQNLASGLMESNYRLGFNLNYSL; encoded by the coding sequence ATGACAAACAGCAAGTTTTTTTTAATACTATTTATCATCGCTCTAAAAATGAACGGTGCTGAGTTGCCAAAAGATAAAGTTAATGCTTTCACTTTTCAAAAGATGCTTTTTTCTTCAACCATGATGGAAGACGATTGCGATGCCTGCGGATGTTCTGCAGCGGGTGGTAGCATGGGTTTCAGCTCTATGTTAAACAATAACTTTGTTGGAGTACGCTACTTTTATCAAAGTTATACTTCCAAAGACGGAATTTTTGACAATTCCCCTTGGATTGACGAAAACTTTCACACGACACAAATCTGGGCACGTATTCCAATTACGCCAAAAATTCAGCTTACAGCCTTAGTGCCGTACCAAGATCACACCCGCAATCTAACATCTGGAGTCGCTAATATCAGTGGTTTGGGAGATATCACCTTAATGGCAACCTACACGGTCTTAGAAACCATGGCCGATTCTACTTCGATTTCCAACCGTATTCAATTGGGTGGAGGAGTAAAATTACCAACGGGTAAGTTTGATGCCGCTAGCAATTCAGGAACCATCAACCAAGGTTTTCAAGTCGGGACAGGTAGTTTAGACTATTTACTATTGGCAGAGCACCAATTGAGTTGGGACAAATGGGGACTTAATTCGATGCTGAATTACAACATTAAAACCGAAAATAAAAAAGATTACCAATTCGGAAATCAATTCAATTATGGATCAACTTTGTTTTATATGATGAAAACAGAGAAAATGACCTACGTGCCACAACTTGGCTTGGCGGGCGAAGTCTATAAAACCAATTGGCAACGTGGACAAGTACTCCCAAATACAGCAGGTGATATTTTCTTTAGCAAAATCGGAATCGAAATCGGTCGTGATAAATTCAGTTTAGGAGCCAATGTCATGCTACCAATCAATCAAAATCTAGCAAGCGGACTCATGGAGTCCAATTACAGATTGGGTTTCAATCTTAATTATTCTTTATAG
- a CDS encoding T9SS type A sorting domain-containing protein, with amino-acid sequence MKKNYMLLIASSLSYFGALAQPVLNSTDFNYKYSANVYSGNDIPGLSAGKAGANKTWDFSAISPLTLGGTSSIVPKESTPYQSSFPLSNFVVKSTYNDNSPTYYSYNTITTTKLESEGGADSDAISQEVDHLTIFEFPYTYGKTFTDSSQDVGQSSIETITATYDGYGTLITPYETFTNVIRVKSQDTRYSSSSIDYIWYSANPFKTLMFMTLVSDANYVEIYTDFTTLGLKDFAANSPVRIYPNPVNNLLNVQIENKLVIDKITITNALGKIIIEQKEAANQINVENLASGLYFIEVVSGNEKMQQKFIKK; translated from the coding sequence ATGAAAAAAAACTACATGCTCCTTATTGCTTCATCACTAAGCTACTTTGGCGCTCTGGCACAGCCCGTATTAAACTCAACCGATTTTAATTATAAATACAGTGCTAATGTATATTCAGGAAACGACATACCTGGACTATCCGCAGGTAAAGCTGGCGCCAATAAAACTTGGGATTTCTCAGCGATAAGCCCTTTAACATTAGGAGGTACTTCTAGTATTGTACCAAAAGAGTCGACTCCTTATCAAAGCAGTTTTCCTTTATCCAATTTTGTTGTAAAATCCACCTACAATGACAACTCCCCTACTTATTACTCCTATAACACTATTACAACAACAAAGCTTGAATCGGAAGGTGGAGCAGATAGCGATGCGATATCACAAGAAGTAGATCATTTAACAATTTTTGAATTTCCCTACACATACGGAAAAACATTTACTGATAGCTCTCAAGACGTTGGGCAATCCTCAATAGAAACTATTACAGCTACTTATGATGGTTATGGAACGCTTATCACTCCATACGAAACGTTCACCAATGTAATCCGAGTAAAAAGCCAAGATACTAGGTATTCAAGCAGCTCAATAGACTACATTTGGTATTCCGCCAACCCGTTCAAAACACTTATGTTTATGACCTTAGTGTCTGATGCTAACTACGTTGAAATTTATACCGATTTCACTACCCTTGGTCTAAAAGACTTTGCTGCAAATTCACCAGTTCGAATCTATCCTAATCCTGTCAACAATTTGCTCAACGTACAAATAGAAAACAAATTGGTAATTGATAAAATAACTATAACCAATGCATTGGGAAAAATAATTATCGAACAAAAAGAAGCTGCCAATCAAATAAATGTTGAAAATCTTGCTTCAGGATTATACTTCATTGAAGTTGTTTCTGGAAACGAAAAAATGCAACAGAAGTTTATTAAAAAATAA
- a CDS encoding DUF4136 domain-containing protein — MKTLKLLPLFLILILSSCANIRVNADYDSRVDFTKYKTYAFHKNGVDKVQVSELDKKRILRAIDDAMTKKGYTKSENPDMLVNILTKERERLNVNQFNMGFGYGWGWGWNPYFMGGGNSFVNSCTEGTLYIDLIDAEKKELIWEGEGIGSLTENRSKKEQQINEFVAKIIAQFPPIIEKK; from the coding sequence ATGAAAACTCTTAAATTACTCCCGCTATTTTTGATTCTGATTTTGAGTTCGTGCGCAAACATACGTGTAAACGCCGATTATGACTCCAGAGTAGACTTTACAAAATACAAAACCTATGCCTTCCATAAAAATGGAGTCGATAAAGTACAGGTTTCTGAACTGGATAAAAAACGTATCCTTAGAGCCATTGACGATGCAATGACAAAAAAAGGATATACAAAAAGCGAAAATCCAGACATGTTGGTTAATATTTTGACCAAAGAGAGAGAACGCTTGAATGTAAACCAATTTAATATGGGATTTGGTTACGGTTGGGGTTGGGGATGGAACCCTTATTTCATGGGTGGAGGAAATTCATTCGTAAATTCATGTACAGAAGGTACCTTATATATTGACTTAATCGATGCTGAGAAAAAAGAATTAATTTGGGAAGGTGAAGGAATTGGCTCTTTGACCGAAAACAGATCAAAAAAAGAGCAACAAATCAATGAATTTGTGGCGAAAATTATTGCTCAATTTCCTCCTATTATCGAGAAAAAATAG
- the ilvA gene encoding threonine ammonia-lyase IlvA, which produces MNLYNEIQAAQLQLKNVVPSTPLQQNLNLSDEFDAKILLKREDLQIVRSYKIRGAYNKISSLTPAEKSQAIVCASAGNHAQGVAYSCHLLQIMGTIYMPSTTPKQKIKQVQLFGKSFVEIVLIGDTFDDAFAAAMEDATKNNKIFIHPFDDTKVIAGQGTVGLEILDVFKDPIDFLFVPIGGGGLAAGVSTVFKQLSPSTQIIGVEPLGAPAMKNSIALGKNTVLQTIDKFVDGAAVKQVGQQTFEICKENLTDIILVPEGKVCTTILRLYNEEAMVVEPAGALTIAALEFYKEKIKGKTVVCVVSGSNNDIERTAEIKERSLLYQGLMHYFLIQFPQRPGALKEFVNDILGPNDDITYFQYNKKTNREVGSVVVGLELKNRDDIESVKANMSSKGFEYKYLNELPELFTQLIG; this is translated from the coding sequence ATGAATTTGTACAACGAAATACAAGCCGCTCAACTGCAATTAAAGAATGTTGTACCTAGTACGCCACTCCAACAAAACCTCAACCTATCAGATGAATTTGATGCGAAGATTTTACTCAAACGGGAGGATTTACAAATTGTACGCTCGTACAAAATAAGAGGTGCGTACAATAAAATAAGCAGTTTGACCCCGGCTGAAAAGTCGCAGGCGATTGTATGTGCGAGCGCGGGTAATCATGCTCAAGGTGTAGCGTATTCCTGCCACCTATTGCAAATAATGGGTACTATCTACATGCCAAGCACAACGCCAAAGCAAAAAATTAAACAAGTGCAATTATTCGGGAAATCGTTTGTCGAAATTGTATTGATTGGTGATACGTTTGATGATGCCTTTGCTGCAGCAATGGAAGACGCCACCAAAAACAATAAAATATTCATTCACCCTTTTGACGATACAAAAGTGATCGCGGGGCAAGGAACCGTGGGTCTCGAGATTCTAGATGTTTTTAAAGACCCTATCGACTTTTTGTTCGTTCCCATTGGCGGTGGAGGATTGGCTGCAGGGGTTTCGACTGTTTTTAAGCAACTAAGCCCGAGCACCCAAATTATAGGCGTTGAGCCTCTTGGTGCGCCTGCCATGAAAAACTCTATTGCATTAGGTAAAAATACAGTCTTGCAAACTATTGACAAATTTGTTGATGGTGCAGCGGTGAAACAAGTGGGACAGCAAACATTTGAGATTTGTAAAGAAAACCTAACCGACATTATACTTGTTCCTGAAGGCAAGGTTTGCACTACTATTTTGAGATTGTACAACGAAGAAGCCATGGTTGTAGAACCTGCTGGCGCTTTGACTATCGCCGCTTTGGAATTTTATAAAGAAAAAATCAAAGGCAAAACTGTGGTTTGTGTGGTAAGCGGAAGTAATAATGACATTGAACGTACGGCCGAAATCAAAGAGCGCTCCCTACTCTACCAAGGATTAATGCATTACTTTTTGATTCAGTTTCCACAACGCCCTGGTGCACTGAAAGAGTTTGTGAATGACATTTTAGGCCCAAATGATGATATCACTTATTTTCAATACAATAAAAAGACCAATCGCGAAGTAGGGTCGGTAGTGGTTGGATTGGAATTAAAAAATAGAGACGATATTGAATCTGTCAAAGCAAATATGTCCTCCAAAGGTTTTGAATACAAATACCTGAATGAGTTACCTGAATTGTTCACGCAGTTGATTGGGTAA
- a CDS encoding cytochrome-c peroxidase, with translation MKIKFVYLLLLFAFIGCASDQDDQYVNVPLAFEVPSNFPAVAYNVSLNPPTEKGFELGKKLFYDGRLASDGIVSCGFCHIQENGFTHHGHVFSHGVGEGLGTRNTPSIQNFAFQSVFMYDGAAVNLDLQPLIPLLSAIEMNGDLATIMAMMKADKTYVNLYKQAFTDGQINSENMLKAMSQFMVMMVSSNSKFDKYRRNETGGAFTSDELSGYTIFKSKCASCHATDLMTDHSFRNNGLAVNPKINDLGRFKVTELIGDYYKFKVPSLRNVEVTAPYMHDGRFGTLEAVMDHYDSGVTVSATLDPILNQNATVGIPLSATEKAQLVLFLKTLTDNQYLTDKRFSEF, from the coding sequence ATGAAAATAAAATTTGTTTATTTGCTTCTACTGTTTGCTTTTATTGGTTGTGCGAGTGATCAAGATGATCAGTATGTAAATGTTCCATTAGCTTTTGAGGTGCCTTCCAATTTTCCTGCAGTTGCCTATAATGTTAGTCTCAATCCACCCACTGAAAAAGGTTTTGAACTTGGTAAAAAACTTTTTTATGATGGTAGATTGGCTTCAGACGGTATTGTTTCTTGTGGTTTTTGCCACATTCAAGAAAACGGATTTACCCACCACGGACACGTATTTAGCCATGGTGTTGGTGAGGGTCTGGGGACAAGAAATACACCTTCTATTCAAAATTTTGCATTTCAGTCTGTGTTTATGTATGATGGAGCAGCAGTCAATTTAGATTTACAACCCCTAATTCCATTATTGAGTGCTATAGAAATGAATGGTGACTTGGCCACAATAATGGCTATGATGAAGGCCGATAAAACCTATGTGAACCTGTACAAACAAGCTTTTACAGACGGACAAATAAATTCTGAAAACATGCTCAAAGCCATGTCGCAATTTATGGTTATGATGGTATCATCCAATTCTAAATTTGATAAATATAGAAGAAATGAAACAGGTGGTGCTTTTACCTCTGACGAACTTTCGGGTTATACTATCTTCAAATCAAAATGTGCTTCGTGCCATGCCACCGATTTAATGACTGATCACAGTTTTAGAAACAATGGCCTTGCCGTTAATCCAAAAATCAATGATTTAGGGCGTTTCAAAGTCACCGAACTAATCGGGGATTACTACAAGTTCAAAGTGCCTAGTTTGCGTAATGTAGAGGTGACCGCACCGTATATGCATGACGGAAGATTTGGTACACTAGAAGCAGTAATGGATCATTACGATTCTGGAGTAACCGTTTCGGCAACACTTGATCCTATTTTAAATCAGAATGCTACAGTAGGAATACCATTGTCAGCGACAGAAAAGGCGCAACTCGTACTTTTCCTAAAAACATTAACAGATAATCAATACCTAACGGATAAACGATTCTCAGAATTTTAA